A single region of the Desulfobaccales bacterium genome encodes:
- the terL gene encoding phage terminase large subunit, with translation MTLNKKLTKSEFRKRADKILNRLSLEVMPFWADSEEKQKQRLKRAAGDPLYFCRTYLPHYFPHAPAPFHYELVRMLEQRDGDVVTPMVVAAPREFAKTTVCTFGYVLHQICFRKRHFILIASDTEDLASDLTGYIYLELLYNERLQQDFGELVKGNKPVDDFVTLNDIRVKARGRGQRLRGLKHKQYRPDLAILDDMENDTNVRNPEIVQALLDWVKSTVYPALDARGTLMIIGTILRWRSALHQMLTSPDEPYCNFQRQVYRAYQDDGTSLWEARHPVARLKLQKQLMGSVAFNREKMNEPAPDGGFFKEEWIHYYHPDSLKDRELVVTGFFDPSLETGATSDYKAFITVGWCRREMVFYVMDAVIQKTTLEQVMRTIYNRHQQYGYQVVGVEDNLFQRLLLKDFDRLGQERSQILPVKGVTHRIAKETRVAGLSPLLERGKIRFIRGHSDQELLVEQLLFFPSRTLHDDGPDALEGAVTLTQNVPTGEAPKFTPLKTRHFTSAGAY, from the coding sequence ATGACTTTAAATAAAAAGCTGACCAAAAGCGAGTTTCGCAAGCGGGCCGACAAGATCCTGAACCGGCTATCGCTGGAAGTGATGCCCTTTTGGGCGGACAGCGAAGAAAAACAAAAGCAGCGCCTGAAACGGGCCGCTGGTGATCCGCTCTATTTTTGCCGCACTTATCTCCCTCATTATTTTCCCCACGCCCCAGCGCCCTTCCACTATGAACTGGTGCGGATGCTGGAGCAGAGGGACGGCGACGTGGTGACCCCCATGGTGGTGGCCGCCCCCCGGGAATTCGCCAAAACCACGGTGTGCACCTTCGGCTACGTGCTCCATCAAATCTGTTTCCGGAAGCGGCATTTCATCCTGATCGCCAGCGACACCGAAGATTTGGCCTCGGATCTCACCGGCTACATCTACCTGGAGCTGCTCTACAACGAAAGATTGCAGCAGGATTTCGGTGAACTGGTGAAAGGCAATAAGCCGGTGGATGATTTCGTCACGTTGAATGACATCCGGGTGAAAGCCCGGGGGCGGGGACAGCGGCTCCGGGGTCTCAAGCACAAGCAGTATCGGCCGGATTTGGCCATCCTGGACGACATGGAAAACGATACCAACGTGCGCAATCCCGAGATCGTCCAGGCCTTGTTAGATTGGGTGAAATCCACGGTCTATCCGGCTCTGGACGCCCGAGGCACCCTGATGATCATCGGCACCATTCTGCGGTGGCGCAGTGCCCTGCACCAGATGTTGACCAGCCCGGATGAACCCTACTGTAATTTCCAACGGCAGGTTTACCGGGCTTACCAGGATGACGGGACCTCGTTGTGGGAGGCGCGGCACCCGGTGGCCCGCCTTAAGCTGCAAAAGCAGTTGATGGGCAGTGTGGCTTTTAACCGGGAGAAGATGAACGAACCGGCGCCGGACGGCGGCTTTTTCAAGGAAGAATGGATTCATTACTATCATCCGGACAGTCTGAAGGACCGGGAGTTGGTGGTGACGGGTTTCTTTGATCCATCTTTGGAGACCGGGGCCACTTCAGATTACAAGGCTTTTATCACCGTGGGGTGGTGCCGCCGGGAAATGGTGTTTTACGTGATGGACGCGGTAATCCAGAAGACCACTTTAGAGCAGGTTATGCGGACGATTTATAACCGGCACCAACAATACGGCTATCAGGTGGTGGGGGTAGAGGACAACCTCTTTCAGCGGCTGCTGCTCAAGGACTTCGACCGTTTGGGGCAGGAGCGCAGCCAGATATTGCCCGTGAAAGGGGTGACCCACCGCATTGCCAAGGAAACGCGGGTGGCCGGCCTGTCGCCGCTGTTGGAGCGGGGCAAGATACGCTTCATCCGCGGGCACTCGGACCAGGAACTGCTGGTGGAACAGTTGCTATTTTTCCCCTCCCGGACGCTGCACGACGATGGGCCGGACGCGTTAGAAGGAGCGGTGACGCTGACCCAGAATGTGCCGACGGGAGAAGCGCCGAAGTTCACCCCCTTAAAGACGCGGCATTTCACGAGCGCAGGGGCTTATTAA
- a CDS encoding DUF935 family protein: MRRRAGTPVLPRDGGRGRPPYRDGGRGRPPYRGEDNMGLKDLFGRLFKETVKPETRELSAVSLLERWSSYPSSGLTPSRLSGIFREADQGNVYRQMELFEEMEEKDSHLAAILQTRKMAVLSKDYEVMPFAKTPEDEEIAARVGEIVYGIPNLEEALLDLLDATGKGFALNEILWEVTGGVATVSELRWIPQKKVTFGEDWKPRLMTSEANFQGVTPPLWKVIYHRYKARSGYANRSGVLRVVGWMYLLKNFAMKDWAAFNEVFGMPLRLGKYDATASPADREALVTAIRNLGSDAAGVISKSTEIQFVEAARAGGANPYQLMAEFCNREMSKAVLGQTLTTDTAGSTGTYAAARVQGQVRRDLVDADSQALAATLREQLLRPLVGFNFGWDKPVPWFRFRFEEEEDLKALSEVFRNLAAMGFPVDMEHVAERFGIPMAGAAGKGSSS; this comes from the coding sequence GTGCGAAGACGGGCGGGGACGCCCGTTCTACCAAGGGACGGCGGGCGAGGACGCCCGCCCTACCGGGACGGCGGGCGGGGACGCCCGCCCTACCGGGGCGAGGACAACATGGGGCTGAAGGATTTATTCGGAAGGCTGTTTAAAGAGACGGTGAAGCCGGAAACCCGGGAACTGTCGGCAGTAAGCCTGTTGGAACGCTGGAGTAGTTACCCCAGCTCGGGACTGACGCCCAGCCGCCTATCGGGAATCTTCCGGGAGGCGGATCAGGGCAACGTGTATCGGCAGATGGAGCTGTTTGAGGAGATGGAGGAGAAGGACTCCCATCTGGCGGCTATCCTGCAGACCCGGAAGATGGCCGTGTTGAGCAAGGACTACGAGGTGATGCCCTTCGCTAAGACTCCGGAGGATGAAGAGATCGCGGCGCGGGTGGGGGAGATCGTCTACGGCATCCCCAACCTGGAGGAGGCCCTCCTGGACCTGTTGGACGCCACTGGCAAGGGGTTCGCATTGAACGAAATCCTCTGGGAAGTGACGGGCGGAGTGGCAACGGTGTCGGAGCTGAGGTGGATTCCCCAGAAAAAGGTGACTTTTGGCGAAGATTGGAAGCCGCGCCTGATGACCTCGGAAGCCAACTTTCAAGGAGTGACGCCACCACTTTGGAAGGTCATCTACCACCGCTACAAGGCCCGGAGCGGTTACGCCAACCGGTCGGGGGTCCTCAGGGTGGTGGGCTGGATGTATCTCCTCAAAAATTTTGCCATGAAGGACTGGGCGGCATTCAACGAAGTGTTCGGTATGCCGCTCCGGCTGGGGAAGTATGACGCCACGGCTTCGCCGGCGGATCGGGAGGCGCTGGTTACGGCCATCCGGAACCTGGGGTCCGATGCCGCGGGCGTGATCAGCAAGTCCACCGAGATTCAATTTGTGGAAGCTGCCCGGGCGGGAGGGGCCAATCCCTATCAACTCATGGCGGAATTTTGCAACCGGGAGATGTCCAAGGCGGTATTGGGGCAAACTTTGACCACTGACACGGCGGGGTCCACGGGCACGTATGCCGCAGCCAGGGTCCAAGGGCAGGTGCGCCGGGATCTGGTGGACGCCGACTCCCAGGCCCTGGCCGCCACCCTGCGGGAACAACTGTTGCGTCCCCTGGTGGGATTCAACTTCGGCTGGGACAAGCCGGTGCCCTGGTTCCGCTTCAGGTTTGAAGAGGAGGAAGACCTGAAGGCGTTGTCCGAAGTTTTCCGTAATCTGGCGGCCATGGGGTTCCCCGTGGATATGGAACACGTGGCTGAACGGTTCGGCATTCCAATGGCCGGGGCCGCGGGTAAGGGCAGCAGTTCATAA
- a CDS encoding helix-turn-helix domain-containing protein, which produces MIQERLMRPREVANRLAVSRSTVYRWFWEGKLKGVQITGGTVRILESAVNERMAEVY; this is translated from the coding sequence ATGATCCAAGAACGGCTGATGCGGCCCAGGGAAGTGGCCAACCGCCTGGCGGTGTCCCGCTCCACGGTATACCGGTGGTTTTGGGAGGGCAAGCTCAAGGGCGTCCAGATCACCGGGGGAACGGTCAGAATCCTGGAAAGCGCAGTAAACGAGAGGATGGCCGAGGTTTATTAA